One window from the genome of Natronomonas pharaonis DSM 2160 encodes:
- a CDS encoding bis(5'-nucleosyl)-tetraphosphatase, which produces MIEATSAGAILFRDTRGRREYLLLKSRPGDWEFPKGGVEGNEELQQTAIREVKEEAGIEDFRLLDGFREDYDYVFEANGKTIHKTVHLFIARSFEASAELSEEHRDLQWRDYEQAINTITQDGPREILEEAHEFIDDYYEEDDEDESKA; this is translated from the coding sequence ATGATAGAGGCCACGAGCGCGGGAGCCATCCTCTTTCGTGACACGCGTGGCCGGCGCGAATACCTGCTGCTCAAGTCCCGTCCCGGCGATTGGGAGTTCCCCAAAGGCGGCGTCGAGGGCAACGAGGAGTTACAGCAAACCGCCATCCGCGAAGTGAAAGAGGAGGCCGGAATCGAGGACTTCCGGCTCTTGGACGGCTTCCGAGAGGATTACGACTACGTGTTCGAGGCGAACGGCAAGACCATCCACAAGACGGTCCACCTGTTCATCGCCAGGTCCTTCGAAGCGTCGGCGGAGCTCTCCGAAGAGCACCGCGACCTACAGTGGCGAGACTACGAGCAGGCGATAAACACCATCACGCAGGACGGCCCGCGAGAGATTCTGGAGGAGGCCCACGAGTTCATCGACGATTACTACGAGGAAGACGACGAGGACGAAAGCAAAGCGTAG
- a CDS encoding DUF2110 family protein, which translates to MVVLATKLYVSGESQRRAMDSLESLVSNVLDGLDVEFTLGLRDDDFPSVTVTGEDAPVARNLLEEEWGAIVPHREPGGVYVGTLESWDEDGLVLDAGEAVRIPGDELGLGQGSPDQIRKRFGLVQHMPLRFVEGGDDPARLADAERDRLYDWTRGNGRVNANSTTRAQLRATVNRAGHAQDIVTVERLGLLECSVVCREDTDAPGLLADIGPYLEAELLAVVP; encoded by the coding sequence ATGGTCGTCCTCGCAACCAAACTCTACGTCTCGGGTGAGAGCCAGCGGCGAGCGATGGACTCGCTTGAGTCCCTCGTCTCCAACGTGCTCGATGGACTCGACGTTGAGTTTACCCTTGGACTCCGCGATGATGATTTCCCGTCGGTCACCGTCACCGGCGAGGATGCTCCAGTCGCCCGCAACCTCCTCGAAGAAGAGTGGGGTGCAATCGTCCCCCACCGAGAACCGGGCGGCGTCTACGTCGGCACGCTCGAATCGTGGGATGAAGACGGCCTCGTGCTTGATGCCGGCGAAGCGGTACGGATTCCGGGCGACGAACTCGGTCTGGGACAGGGGTCGCCGGACCAGATTCGCAAGCGGTTCGGGCTCGTCCAGCACATGCCGCTGCGGTTCGTCGAGGGAGGCGATGACCCTGCCCGACTCGCCGATGCCGAACGGGACCGGCTCTACGACTGGACCCGCGGCAACGGTCGGGTCAACGCCAACAGCACGACGCGTGCCCAACTCAGGGCGACGGTCAACCGCGCCGGTCACGCACAGGACATCGTCACCGTCGAACGGCTCGGCCTGCTCGAATGTAGCGTCGTCTGCCGTGAGGATACGGACGCCCCAGGCCTGCTTGCCGACATCGGGCCATACCTAGAAGCGGAGCTGCTCGCTGTCGTTCCCTAA
- a CDS encoding BsuPI-related putative proteinase inhibitor, translated as MLDTALEVTVGDGVSFRFTVTNAGDTPVELTFRDACRADIEVREADTVVWRYSDGRAFAQATSTADLQPGETATFERSWPSPAPGDYTAEATLRVLEGDIRARTPFSV; from the coding sequence ATGCTCGATACGGCCCTCGAAGTGACCGTCGGCGACGGTGTTTCCTTCCGGTTTACTGTTACAAACGCCGGCGACACGCCCGTCGAACTGACGTTTCGGGACGCCTGCAGGGCCGACATCGAAGTCCGTGAAGCCGACACCGTCGTCTGGCGGTACAGTGACGGCCGCGCGTTCGCACAGGCCACGTCGACGGCCGACCTCCAGCCCGGGGAGACAGCAACCTTCGAGCGGTCGTGGCCGTCCCCAGCGCCCGGCGACTACACTGCCGAGGCGACGCTCCGCGTGCTCGAAGGTGATATTCGGGCTCGGACGCCGTTTTCAGTCTGA
- a CDS encoding amidohydrolase yields the protein MYVPRERLIELRRAFHQHPEPAWREFWTTAKVVSELRDIGVDELHIGREALSDERLAVPDEEELASWRERAREAGADPDLLEELADGWTGCVAAIDCGEGPTVGLRVDIDGLPREESTADDHIPAREGFRSETGAMHACGHDAHMTFGLGVAEAITETDFSGTLKLFFQPAEEVIGGGKPMAESGHLDDVDYLFAVHVGLDYPTGEVVAGIDDFLAITQFYTTFEGHPGHAGARPEEGRNAVQAMATAVQNLYGIERHSEGESRVNAGHVGGGTATNIIPEEAFIHGEVRGETTDVRDYTFERAEQVFEGAAVSHDCTVDIEIEGDAPSAESDAELVELVTDAARGHPDVERATRRGEIGGSEDATFLMQRVQDTGGLATYACIGTDHPGGHHTATFDVDEASLSLGVDVLADAIAATAETMP from the coding sequence ATGTACGTCCCACGCGAGCGGCTAATCGAGTTGCGCCGGGCGTTTCACCAGCACCCGGAACCGGCATGGCGGGAGTTTTGGACGACCGCGAAGGTCGTCTCCGAACTCCGTGACATCGGCGTTGACGAACTCCACATCGGTCGTGAGGCGCTGTCCGATGAACGACTTGCCGTCCCCGATGAGGAGGAGCTGGCATCGTGGCGCGAGCGCGCCCGAGAAGCCGGCGCTGACCCGGACCTGCTGGAGGAACTGGCCGACGGCTGGACCGGCTGTGTCGCCGCTATCGACTGCGGCGAGGGGCCGACCGTCGGCCTCCGGGTGGATATCGATGGCCTCCCCCGCGAGGAGTCGACCGCCGACGACCACATCCCCGCCCGCGAGGGCTTTCGGTCGGAGACTGGCGCGATGCACGCCTGCGGCCACGACGCGCACATGACCTTCGGGCTTGGAGTCGCCGAGGCCATTACGGAGACCGACTTCTCCGGAACGCTGAAACTATTTTTCCAGCCCGCCGAGGAGGTCATCGGCGGCGGCAAGCCGATGGCCGAATCCGGTCATCTCGACGATGTCGACTACCTGTTTGCCGTCCACGTCGGGCTTGATTATCCGACCGGCGAAGTCGTCGCCGGCATCGACGATTTCCTCGCCATCACGCAGTTCTACACGACCTTCGAGGGCCATCCCGGACACGCCGGCGCACGCCCCGAGGAGGGCCGCAACGCCGTCCAGGCGATGGCGACGGCCGTCCAGAACCTCTACGGCATCGAGCGCCACAGCGAGGGTGAATCGCGGGTCAACGCCGGCCACGTCGGTGGCGGCACCGCGACCAACATCATTCCGGAAGAAGCGTTTATCCACGGCGAGGTCCGCGGTGAGACGACCGACGTCCGAGACTACACCTTCGAGCGCGCCGAACAGGTCTTTGAGGGCGCCGCCGTCAGCCACGATTGCACCGTCGACATCGAAATAGAGGGCGACGCCCCCTCGGCCGAAAGCGATGCGGAACTCGTCGAGTTAGTAACCGACGCTGCTCGGGGGCACCCGGACGTCGAGCGAGCGACCCGCCGGGGCGAAATTGGCGGCAGCGAGGACGCGACGTTTCTGATGCAGCGCGTACAGGACACCGGCGGGCTGGCGACCTACGCCTGCATCGGCACCGACCATCCCGGCGGCCACCACACGGCGACGTTCGATGTTGATGAGGCGTCGCTGTCGCTCGGCGTGGATGTACTTGCCGACGCTATCGCCGCAACTGCGGAAACGATGCCCTAG
- a CDS encoding competence/damage-inducible protein A gives MNVALVSVGDELLSGDTVNTNAAWLGERLTERGASVARVTVVPDRVADIARVVNEHAADYDAVIVTGGIGPTHDDKTMEGVAAAVGRSLSRNEAALEWLESAGGYAREDLTEGTTLLPADAEPLHNTEGVAPGCKVENVYVLPGVPAEMKAMFESVADDFDGEPPHVGYVAVNEPESQLVDRLQELQERFAVTVGSYPGEHVRVKIESTDAAAVNAAMAWLQDRAEVEESD, from the coding sequence ATGAACGTTGCGCTGGTCTCTGTCGGCGACGAACTGCTCTCGGGCGATACGGTCAACACGAACGCGGCGTGGCTCGGCGAACGGCTCACCGAACGCGGCGCGTCGGTCGCCCGCGTCACCGTCGTTCCTGACCGGGTTGCCGACATCGCTCGCGTCGTCAACGAGCACGCTGCCGATTACGATGCCGTTATCGTGACCGGCGGTATCGGCCCGACCCACGACGACAAGACAATGGAGGGGGTAGCCGCGGCCGTCGGTCGGTCGCTCTCCCGCAACGAGGCGGCGCTGGAGTGGCTCGAATCCGCCGGCGGCTACGCCCGCGAGGACCTCACCGAGGGGACGACGCTGCTGCCGGCGGATGCGGAGCCGCTTCACAACACGGAGGGCGTCGCTCCCGGCTGCAAGGTCGAAAACGTCTATGTTCTGCCGGGCGTCCCCGCGGAGATGAAGGCGATGTTCGAGTCGGTCGCCGATGATTTCGACGGCGAGCCGCCACACGTTGGCTACGTTGCTGTCAACGAGCCCGAAAGCCAGCTTGTCGACCGGCTACAGGAGCTACAGGAGCGGTTTGCTGTCACCGTCGGTAGCTATCCCGGCGAGCACGTCCGAGTCAAAATCGAGAGCACGGACGCCGCGGCGGTCAATGCGGCGATGGCGTGGCTACAGGACCGGGCTGAGGTCGAAGAAAGCGACTGA
- a CDS encoding uS10/mL48 family ribosomal protein — protein sequence MPFVTTLTLQSGDRDVLERVVGDIKERAERKGVELRGPHAETPADVSVPQSKRLEANGSSYSHWRYTVYERRMEIVGHDDFARSVAGRDFPDGVHIDVDVERVSAPGSR from the coding sequence ATGCCTTTCGTCACGACCCTGACGCTGCAAAGCGGGGACCGAGATGTCCTCGAACGCGTCGTCGGGGATATCAAAGAACGGGCCGAGCGGAAAGGCGTCGAACTCCGCGGGCCGCACGCGGAGACGCCAGCCGATGTTTCGGTCCCACAGTCGAAGCGCCTCGAAGCCAACGGCAGTTCCTACAGCCACTGGCGGTACACCGTCTACGAGCGCCGCATGGAAATCGTCGGCCACGACGACTTCGCCCGGTCGGTCGCCGGCCGTGACTTCCCCGACGGCGTCCACATCGATGTCGATGTCGAGCGCGTCTCAGCACCCGGAAGTCGCTAG
- the tenA gene encoding thiaminase II — protein MDFSDELLEEGSHIWDAQYEHPFVTELAEGTLDPEAFQHWVKQDYRYLLDYARTFALAGTKARREETMAGLFDVAHTVLNYEMDLHREFAAEYGIDPEELEAVQKAPTCIGYTNFLVRTAYEGTLPEIMAAIYPCGQGYLDVAEHMQERATEEHRYTPFIEKYTSDEFYDAVDQMRTLVNRCAEENPGEREAMREAFLTSARLEHQFWEMCYTQEGWSL, from the coding sequence ATGGATTTCAGCGACGAACTCCTCGAAGAGGGAAGCCACATCTGGGACGCCCAGTACGAGCACCCGTTTGTGACCGAGCTTGCCGAGGGGACGCTCGACCCCGAGGCGTTCCAGCATTGGGTGAAGCAGGACTACCGGTATCTCCTCGATTACGCCCGGACGTTTGCCCTCGCAGGGACGAAGGCCCGCCGCGAAGAGACGATGGCAGGGCTGTTCGATGTCGCTCACACGGTGCTCAACTACGAGATGGACCTGCATCGGGAGTTTGCGGCCGAGTACGGCATCGACCCCGAAGAGCTGGAAGCGGTTCAGAAAGCCCCGACCTGCATCGGATACACGAACTTCCTCGTCCGGACGGCCTATGAGGGCACGCTGCCGGAAATCATGGCCGCAATCTATCCCTGTGGACAGGGGTACCTCGATGTCGCCGAGCACATGCAGGAGCGAGCCACGGAGGAACACCGCTACACGCCCTTTATCGAGAAATACACGAGCGATGAATTCTACGACGCCGTCGACCAGATGCGCACGCTGGTCAACAGGTGTGCTGAGGAGAATCCGGGCGAACGCGAGGCGATGCGGGAGGCGTTCCTCACAAGCGCACGGCTTGAACATCAGTTCTGGGAGATGTGCTACACACAAGAGGGTTGGTCGCTGTGA
- a CDS encoding tRNA (cytidine(56)-2'-O)-methyltransferase: MHGENEVVVLRLGHRPGRDNRMTTHVGLTARALGADRVSIAGAASDSKATIEDITDRFGGPFEVELTTEPRALVRDWAGTVVHLTMYGQRIQDVEADIREAHASGPVLIVVGAEKVPFDVYEQADYNVGVTNQPHSEVAGLAVFLDRLFEGRQLDREWENADRRVVPKETGKRVEPVDEE, translated from the coding sequence ATGCACGGCGAAAACGAGGTCGTTGTCCTCCGGCTGGGCCACCGCCCCGGGCGGGACAACCGGATGACGACCCACGTCGGACTGACCGCCAGAGCCCTCGGTGCCGACCGAGTATCCATCGCCGGCGCGGCGTCGGATTCGAAGGCCACCATCGAGGATATCACCGACCGCTTCGGCGGTCCCTTCGAAGTCGAACTGACCACGGAGCCGCGCGCGCTGGTCCGCGACTGGGCGGGAACCGTTGTCCACCTGACGATGTACGGCCAGCGGATACAGGACGTCGAAGCCGACATCCGCGAGGCGCACGCCTCCGGGCCGGTGCTCATCGTCGTTGGGGCGGAGAAGGTTCCGTTCGATGTCTACGAGCAGGCGGACTACAACGTCGGCGTGACGAATCAGCCGCACTCGGAGGTTGCGGGACTCGCCGTCTTTCTCGACCGTCTCTTCGAGGGCCGACAGCTCGACCGCGAGTGGGAGAACGCCGACCGACGCGTCGTGCCGAAAGAGACCGGCAAGCGCGTCGAGCCGGTCGACGAGGAGTAG
- a CDS encoding TenA family protein → MSRSTADSTYDPAEYDRFTEWLRDRSDWEEATRHRFVEAYRTGDLSDDVFEQYLVQDYQFLETGARVTALAVNQAHTMEEMGQLTESLAVLTGGENDYFQRAFDALSVPGADRERPEIHPTTAAFNDFMLRAANEGTYEETLAAIAPAEWVYLDWCEHAEADHERWYLDEWVEIHVNEEFEAYVDWLRTQLDTYGPQLSPERQRRVAEIFDRTVALEAAFFDAAYS, encoded by the coding sequence GTGAGCCGCAGCACAGCGGATAGCACGTACGACCCCGCCGAGTACGACCGGTTCACTGAGTGGCTCCGTGACCGGTCCGACTGGGAGGAAGCGACCAGACACCGGTTTGTCGAGGCGTACCGCACCGGCGACCTCAGCGACGACGTGTTCGAGCAGTATCTCGTTCAGGACTACCAGTTCCTCGAGACCGGGGCGCGTGTAACCGCGCTCGCGGTGAATCAGGCACACACGATGGAGGAGATGGGACAACTGACCGAATCGCTGGCCGTGCTGACCGGCGGTGAAAACGACTACTTCCAGCGGGCCTTCGACGCCCTTTCGGTTCCTGGGGCCGACCGGGAACGTCCGGAAATCCATCCGACGACGGCGGCGTTCAACGACTTCATGCTGCGGGCGGCCAACGAGGGCACCTACGAGGAGACGCTTGCGGCGATTGCGCCGGCGGAGTGGGTGTATCTGGACTGGTGTGAACACGCCGAGGCGGACCACGAACGCTGGTATCTCGATGAATGGGTCGAGATTCACGTCAACGAGGAGTTCGAGGCCTACGTCGACTGGCTCCGGACGCAACTCGACACGTACGGCCCACAGCTCTCGCCGGAACGGCAACGGCGGGTCGCGGAGATTTTCGACCGAACCGTCGCGCTCGAAGCGGCGTTTTTCGACGCCGCGTACAGCTGA
- a CDS encoding ATP-NAD kinase family protein, with amino-acid sequence MRRIGLVVNPIAGMGGRVGLKGTDNKVEEARRRGAEPRAPDRARQALEHLEEQSTEVAVYTYGGVMGEDEAVAAGFEPTVVGRPDGDETSTADTRAAVRALVDADVDLILFVGGDGTAVDVAETLDELDDATPILGVPGGVKVYSSVFAVTPRAAGRIATTFERTERREVNDIDEDAYRGGDVNTELKALAEVPVGDEIQSSKQIGGGTVEALAEAVAAEVDPETTYVLGPGSTVDAVKTELGFNGSPLGVDVWRGGEVVARDAGESDILDALGERNVIVVSPIGGQGFIFGRGNDQISPPVIRQSDIEVVASKQKLKDIGVLRVDTGDPELDEALRGWMRVRVGKFERQLLKVV; translated from the coding sequence ATGCGACGCATCGGGCTCGTGGTCAATCCGATAGCGGGGATGGGGGGCCGCGTCGGCTTGAAAGGCACCGACAACAAGGTCGAGGAGGCCCGCCGCCGCGGTGCCGAGCCGCGAGCGCCGGACCGTGCCCGACAGGCGCTTGAACACCTCGAAGAACAGTCAACCGAGGTCGCGGTCTACACGTATGGCGGCGTGATGGGCGAAGACGAGGCCGTCGCCGCCGGCTTCGAGCCGACCGTCGTCGGCCGCCCGGACGGTGACGAGACGAGTACGGCCGACACCAGGGCCGCCGTCCGGGCGCTTGTCGACGCCGATGTCGACCTCATCCTCTTTGTCGGCGGCGATGGCACCGCCGTCGATGTCGCAGAAACACTCGACGAACTCGACGATGCAACGCCGATTTTGGGCGTCCCCGGCGGTGTGAAAGTCTATTCGTCGGTGTTTGCTGTCACGCCGCGGGCGGCCGGCCGCATCGCGACGACGTTCGAGCGGACCGAGCGCCGCGAGGTCAACGACATCGACGAGGACGCCTACCGCGGCGGCGATGTCAACACCGAACTGAAAGCGTTGGCGGAGGTGCCGGTCGGCGATGAGATTCAGTCCTCGAAGCAGATAGGCGGCGGAACGGTCGAGGCGCTCGCCGAGGCTGTCGCCGCGGAGGTCGACCCCGAAACCACCTACGTCCTCGGCCCCGGCTCGACAGTCGATGCGGTCAAGACCGAACTCGGCTTCAACGGCTCCCCGCTCGGCGTCGACGTCTGGCGCGGCGGCGAGGTCGTTGCTCGCGATGCTGGCGAATCGGACATTCTCGATGCTCTCGGTGAACGGAACGTCATCGTCGTCTCCCCCATCGGTGGGCAGGGGTTCATCTTCGGCCGCGGAAACGACCAGATTTCGCCGCCGGTCATCAGGCAATCCGACATCGAGGTCGTTGCCTCGAAGCAGAAGCTCAAGGACATCGGCGTGTTGCGCGTCGATACCGGCGACCCCGAACTCGATGAAGCGCTCCGTGGCTGGATGCGCGTCCGGGTCGGCAAGTTCGAACGGCAGTTGCTGAAAGTCGTCTGA
- a CDS encoding class I SAM-dependent methyltransferase, which yields MDRNDVRRAWDAVAETYADQRDPDGSDAALIDDLLAALPTDPDVLDVGCGDGARTLANLPPGSVGLDISRQGLSLASETVPHALLVYGDMTALPFAADAFDGITAYHAVFHVPRKQHSHVYTEFARVLRPGGRLLMTLPSGRFETVRRDWMGGRMFFSAPGRDRTLAALRSAGFSDLRTETATDPLGSSTEFVFAQHG from the coding sequence ATGGACCGCAACGACGTGCGGCGCGCTTGGGATGCCGTCGCCGAGACGTATGCCGACCAGCGCGACCCGGACGGCTCGGACGCCGCCCTGATTGATGACCTGCTTGCGGCTCTCCCAACCGACCCTGATGTTCTCGATGTGGGGTGCGGGGATGGTGCCCGGACGCTTGCGAACCTCCCGCCCGGTAGCGTCGGGCTTGATATCTCCCGACAGGGGCTGTCGCTCGCTTCGGAGACGGTTCCGCATGCCTTGCTCGTCTACGGCGATATGACTGCGCTTCCGTTCGCAGCCGATGCTTTCGACGGAATCACAGCGTATCACGCGGTGTTTCACGTTCCACGGAAACAGCATTCCCACGTGTATACGGAGTTTGCGCGCGTCCTTCGCCCCGGCGGCCGGCTGTTGATGACGCTGCCGAGCGGGCGCTTCGAGACAGTCCGACGAGACTGGATGGGCGGGCGGATGTTCTTTTCGGCTCCGGGACGCGACCGGACGCTGGCAGCGCTACGCTCCGCCGGATTCAGTGACCTTCGGACCGAGACGGCGACCGACCCGCTCGGCAGCAGCACGGAGTTCGTCTTCGCACAGCATGGCTGA
- the tfe gene encoding transcription factor E, whose protein sequence is MAFEDLLNDPVIQKYLHELVGPTGMPVAAAPPDGEVTDEELAEELGLELNDVRRALFILYENDLASYRRLRDEDSGWLTYLWTFQYENIPEQLEEEMHRLLEALENRRQYESENEFYLCGECQLRFEFDEAMEFGFECPECGGRLESMENDRLVNAMEQHIEALRDELHVETAEA, encoded by the coding sequence ATGGCTTTTGAGGACCTGCTGAACGACCCGGTGATTCAGAAGTACCTCCACGAGCTTGTCGGACCGACGGGGATGCCCGTCGCCGCCGCGCCGCCGGACGGCGAGGTTACCGACGAGGAACTCGCGGAGGAGCTCGGGCTCGAACTCAACGACGTCCGCCGGGCGCTTTTCATTCTCTACGAGAACGACTTGGCCTCCTACCGGCGGCTCCGCGACGAGGACTCCGGCTGGCTGACCTACCTGTGGACGTTCCAGTACGAGAACATCCCGGAACAGCTCGAAGAGGAGATGCACCGGCTGCTGGAGGCGCTTGAAAACCGCAGACAGTACGAATCCGAAAACGAGTTCTACCTCTGTGGGGAGTGTCAGCTTCGCTTTGAGTTCGACGAGGCCATGGAGTTCGGCTTCGAGTGTCCGGAGTGTGGCGGCCGGCTGGAGTCGATGGAAAACGACCGGCTGGTCAACGCCATGGAGCAACATATCGAAGCACTGCGCGATGAACTACACGTCGAAACGGCGGAAGCCTGA
- a CDS encoding RIO1 family regulatory kinase/ATPase domain-containing protein, with protein MPLRRLLRASVPHEQLEAIAAEVARRFDGGDPEAVDIELLEADNWLSVPCVVDDQWFVKVIGDQHTLMHALLTTGRNIGAFSAGTEGFFERFASPVEMAEHELAATQRTRELGVAAPEPIAAFEHDGYGVLVLEYLPDFRTFDALSPARAAEFAPTLFENLATLHAAGLAHGDLRAENVLVAPDADGIETLYFIDATHVSEGAIEDARGYDIACALASLSPLVGPREAVTAATAVYSSAELLAAREFLDFVALRPDHDFDAAALKGELEKRAN; from the coding sequence ATGCCCCTCCGACGCCTCCTGCGAGCGAGCGTTCCTCACGAGCAACTGGAGGCGATTGCCGCCGAGGTTGCCCGCCGATTCGACGGTGGCGACCCGGAGGCGGTCGATATAGAACTGCTGGAGGCTGACAACTGGCTTTCTGTCCCCTGTGTCGTCGACGACCAGTGGTTTGTGAAAGTCATCGGCGACCAGCATACCCTCATGCACGCCCTGCTGACAACGGGCCGAAACATCGGCGCGTTTTCAGCGGGCACCGAAGGGTTCTTCGAACGGTTCGCCTCGCCGGTCGAGATGGCAGAACACGAACTCGCGGCGACCCAGCGGACCCGCGAACTCGGCGTTGCTGCCCCGGAGCCGATAGCGGCCTTCGAACACGACGGCTACGGCGTGCTCGTGCTTGAGTACCTGCCGGATTTCCGGACGTTCGATGCGCTTTCGCCGGCCCGGGCAGCCGAGTTCGCGCCGACGCTGTTTGAGAACCTCGCGACACTGCACGCGGCGGGTCTCGCACACGGCGACCTGCGGGCCGAGAACGTCCTCGTCGCGCCCGACGCCGACGGCATCGAGACGCTGTACTTCATTGATGCGACCCACGTCTCAGAGGGCGCTATCGAAGACGCCCGTGGGTACGACATCGCGTGTGCGCTGGCGTCGCTGTCGCCGCTTGTCGGCCCGCGAGAGGCTGTCACTGCGGCGACAGCAGTGTACTCGTCGGCTGAGCTACTCGCTGCGCGCGAGTTCCTCGATTTCGTCGCCCTCCGTCCCGACCACGATTTCGATGCGGCGGCACTGAAAGGCGAACTGGAGAAACGAGCCAACTGA
- a CDS encoding NAD-dependent epimerase/dehydratase family protein — MQLDGKRVCITGGGGFVGSHLAERLVDANDVVVVDRFSNGRREWVPDAADIVAGDLRDQTVRAAAITDDTDLVFHLAADKAVDSDDPDEQFRLNTDLTAGVLERMRSVGCDAIAFTSSSTVYGEAPRPTPEDYAPLEPISMYGAAKLAEESLLSVHAHSHGMDAWVFRFANIVGPRLQPGAVIPDFIEKLREDPTTLEILGDGRQRKSYMHIDDCVDAMCHIVETADGDGLNTYNLGTRTTTAVRRIADIVADELGADPTYEYTGGDRGWVGDVPRMRLAIEKLSALGWDPSQSSDEAVRQAASELSAVSFER; from the coding sequence ATGCAACTGGACGGCAAGCGCGTCTGCATCACCGGCGGCGGCGGCTTTGTCGGCTCGCATCTGGCGGAGCGGCTCGTCGACGCAAACGACGTCGTCGTTGTCGACCGCTTTTCGAACGGGCGTCGCGAGTGGGTGCCCGATGCCGCCGACATCGTCGCCGGCGACCTTCGGGACCAGACGGTTCGTGCGGCGGCCATCACCGACGACACGGACCTCGTCTTCCATCTCGCCGCCGACAAGGCTGTCGACAGCGACGACCCCGACGAGCAGTTCCGGCTGAACACCGACCTGACCGCCGGTGTTCTCGAACGGATGCGGTCGGTCGGCTGCGATGCCATCGCCTTTACGTCCTCGTCGACGGTGTATGGCGAGGCTCCACGGCCGACACCCGAGGATTACGCGCCGCTCGAACCGATAAGCATGTACGGGGCCGCAAAGCTCGCTGAGGAGTCGCTGCTGTCGGTGCACGCACACAGCCACGGAATGGATGCGTGGGTGTTCCGGTTTGCGAACATCGTCGGTCCACGGCTCCAGCCCGGGGCCGTGATACCCGACTTCATCGAGAAACTCCGCGAGGACCCGACCACGCTGGAGATACTCGGCGACGGCCGCCAGCGGAAGTCTTACATGCATATCGACGACTGCGTCGACGCGATGTGCCACATCGTCGAGACGGCTGACGGCGACGGGCTCAACACCTACAACCTCGGCACCCGGACAACCACCGCAGTCCGGCGAATCGCCGACATCGTCGCCGACGAGCTAGGGGCCGACCCGACCTACGAGTACACCGGCGGGGACCGCGGCTGGGTCGGTGATGTCCCGCGAATGCGACTCGCTATCGAGAAGCTGTCCGCGCTGGGCTGGGACCCATCGCAGTCGTCGGACGAAGCGGTCAGGCAAGCCGCAAGCGAGCTATCGGCAGTCTCGTTCGAGCGCTGA
- a CDS encoding DUF5803 family protein — MNRRLLAAVAVFVLFGLAGCTTIFGADVDDPEALSEEAEYNFDTDRDAFITVNRDNYTAVYNTSASATGDEGTMELWRTNRLTIEQPLELYGLQFRYDNGTTIRYIEGEPMRIHQDGTTEPTDSLSVDNTRRRTIVDLPSADGQLAYTTPKTGKRIAVYAPVHGSYEIALPPDTDAALPLLSQVRPSNDDREEVGDRVHLQWDEVDTSVVVVRWYLDRDLWLFGGLVVIAVIAAVGGAVYYYRQIKQAEKTRKEEGFDIDIDDDGDDGPPPGMG; from the coding sequence ATGAACCGTCGCCTGCTCGCCGCCGTCGCCGTGTTTGTGCTCTTTGGGCTCGCCGGCTGTACGACCATCTTCGGGGCCGATGTCGACGACCCCGAGGCGCTCTCCGAGGAGGCCGAGTACAACTTCGACACCGACCGCGACGCCTTCATCACGGTCAACCGCGACAACTACACCGCCGTCTACAACACGTCGGCGTCGGCGACCGGCGACGAGGGCACGATGGAGCTGTGGCGGACCAACCGCCTGACAATCGAGCAACCGCTTGAGCTCTACGGCCTCCAGTTCCGCTACGACAACGGCACGACCATCCGCTACATTGAGGGCGAGCCGATGCGCATCCATCAGGACGGCACGACTGAGCCGACAGACAGCCTCAGCGTCGACAACACCCGACGCCGTACCATCGTCGACCTGCCGTCGGCAGACGGCCAACTCGCCTACACGACGCCGAAGACGGGGAAGCGAATCGCCGTCTATGCGCCCGTCCACGGCAGTTATGAAATCGCGCTCCCGCCGGATACCGACGCAGCACTCCCGCTTTTGTCGCAGGTCCGCCCATCCAACGACGACCGCGAGGAGGTCGGCGACCGCGTCCACCTCCAGTGGGACGAAGTCGACACCTCTGTAGTCGTCGTCCGCTGGTATCTGGACCGGGACCTCTGGCTCTTCGGCGGCCTCGTCGTCATCGCCGTTATCGCCGCCGTCGGCGGCGCGGTCTACTACTACCGACAGATAAAGCAGGCCGAGAAGACGCGCAAAGAGGAAGGCTTCGATATCGACATTGACGATGACGGCGACGACGGGCCACCCCCCGGAATGGGGTGA